The Accipiter gentilis chromosome 4, bAccGen1.1, whole genome shotgun sequence region AAACTATGACTCTCAGTACTACATATCACCATATATAGCAAAAATGTGGTATTAAGGAGCAGTGAcaaaattttacagatttttcaatTAAATCTAGAGATGTCACTGTTGACATATGACACAAATGTACAAGTTAGTGAAGAGGGTTGAATGAAATGGCCCTAAGTAATTTCAAACTGAGCATAATTTTAAGCATATGAAACTCTCTTCAGGCACTAAAGAGACTTTATCTGGAGTTGGGTGTAGATTTCTATCACTCATATCCAAGAAAGAGTAATTAAACCAAAGATGAGACACATTGGCATCTACAGGGGAATCAAGAGTCTATCTTGCCTATGGCAGCTTAAACCAGCTTGGATTGTTTATCACAGCAAAACAGCCTGAAGGAATAGGACTGGGCTCTCTGTAAATATCAGAACACTAAATGCCAAAAGATAAGTAGTTTGTTACATTAAAGCATAATTTAGACCCCCAAGAAGAAATGCATACTAAACAGGAAGTTATGTCAGAGATTGGAAGGTTGCCTGCTACAGCCAGAACGTTCTCAAAGATACTTCCagtagcagcaaaagcagcaaaaacccctgaAATAACTTCTCAAAAGGATATGGATGGACTCATATGACATACTTTGATAGCAGATGACTAAACCTGATGAAACAGTCAGTCTTTCTAACCAAACCTCAGTCATGTGCTTAAATGGTTTCTTAAAAACCATCTAGGACTTGAGGCCAGATCTTTGGGTGAAAGCACGTGAGCACATGGCTCTATTAACGTCAAAGGTATGCTGAGTCATTCCAGTTCAGGGTCTAGCACATAGTTTTCAATTATTTAAGACTCATATATATGAATTATGAAACAGGAGTTGGGAGCACACATTGATGAAGTGTGTTCATGTCAATTTTTTGATACAGGTGACTGACAAGCTAAGTAGGTGCTCTGTTGGACCTGCTTCCATGAACAATCAAGAACCAGTTGGGGTTGTGAAAGTTGAGGAGAACCTTAGCTGCATTGACCATAACATTGTGGAGTTTAAAATCCTGAGTCAAGTGAGCAAGATAAATTATAAAAATCACAATCCTGGCCTTCAGAAAAGCGGATCTTGCCTTGTTCAGGGATCTGTTTGGCAGGACCCATGCAATACTGCCATGAAGGAACAGGGGTCCCAGAAGAGCTGGCTGATTTTCAAGGACAACCTTATCAAAGCAGAAGCATGGTCCTTTCTGACACCCAGGAAACCAAGCAAGTATGGCAGAAGACCACAGAAGATGGACACAGAAACAGACTACTAGGAGAAAGGGAGACATGGTCTGAGCATGCAGGGATGCAGACACAAGagccaaagctcagctgaagCCAAAACTAGCTAGAGATgtgaaaagcaaaaatgaggAAGGCTTCaataccagcagaaaaaaaaaagactaaagaagAGATGAGACCACTGCTTAACAAGGCAGAGGACCTAGCGgtaaaggaaatggaaaagtcCGAGGTATTAAATGCCTTTGTGCCTCTGTTTTTATTggtaaggtttttttcttaggtGTCCCAGCTCCTTCATCTTAGTAGCAGAGTTTGCGGGAGTGAAGTATTACCCACGACAAACAATGATCAAATCAGGAACCACTAAAGCTAATTGTACATATACAAGTCCGTGGGCCCAGACAGGCTGCATCTGAGCTGGCTGATTTCACTGCAAGGCTGCTCTCTACTATCTTCAAAAGATCATAGGAATTGTGGGAGGTCGCCAGTGGCTGGAAGAAGCCCATCTTCAAGGAGAGCAATGAGGAGACAGACCGCTACAGGCCACTCAACCTTGCCTCTGGTCCCAAGAGGGTTATGGACTAAGTCCTCTGGGATGTCATTTCTGAGCACATAAAGGACAAAAAGGTGACTGAAAGCACCCGATGTGGATTCATCAAGGACAAACTGGGTCTAACCAACCTAAATGCCTTTGGTGAGAACATGACTGGCTCAGTGGACAAAGTGAGAGCAAAATGTGATGTTAAATTTGATTTTAGCAAAGCCTTCAACAATGTCCTGTAATATCACTATAGCAAAATTGGTGAGACACTGGCTAAATAAGTGGGTAAGATGGATGGAAAATCAGCTGGACTCTCAGACAGACTGGGTTCTCATCAGTAATACTAAGTCCAACTAGCAGCCAGTTACTATGGGCATCCCCCAAGTATCAAAAGTGGGTCTTTACCCACACTTTAACATCCTTTAATACTCTTTAACATCCTTATTAACAAGCAACATAATGGGTCAGAGTGCACACTCTCCAGCTTCATGGATGGTAACACATGGGGAAGCACCTGATATGCCGGAGGGCAGGACTGATCTTCAGAGGGAACTTAACTGGCTGGAGAAAAGAGACAACTGAAACCTCTTGAAATTgaacaaaggcaaatgcaaagtcctgcacatgtGACAGTATAACCACTATGCAGCAGTACAATCTAAGATGGCTAAGAAGCAGCTTTGCTGTAAATGACATGGGAGACCTCACAGACAACAAAATGAACATGAGTTAGCAGTGTGCCCTTACAGCAAAGAAGGCCAACCACATACTGGGCTGGATTAGCAAGGCTGCAGCCAGGAAGTCAAACAAAATTATTACTCTCCTTTATGAAGCACTTGTAAGCACAGGGAAGTACTGTGCCCAGCTTTAGAATCCCAgaacggttgaggttggaaaggacctctgcaggtcatctGGTCCATCCCCGCTGCTCAAGCAGTGTCACCTAGATCAGGCTGCCCAGCACcacgtccagacagcttttgaatacctccaagtatggagactccacaacctccctagGCAACCTGCGCAGTGctccatcaccctcacagtgaaaaagtgtttcttggatgttcagacagagcctcctgtgtttcagtttgtagtcactgcctcttgtcctgtcatgaGGTACTACTGAATAGAGcttggctctgtcctctttgcaccctcccctcAGGTATTAagatacattgatgagatccccctcagccttctcttccgTAGACTAAACtgacccagctctctcagcctttcctcatacaacagatgctccagtcccttcatcatcttagtggccctggGGTTTTAGCTATTGGGTTTTGGCTGCCCCAATACAAGAACAGCGTTGACATATTGAACATGTTGAAGCAAGTCCAGTGGAGGGACACAGATGGACATGAAGCTGAAGCATGTCAATGTATGAGAAATGACTGAAAGAAGAAGATTTGTTTAAGACAGCCatacctccatccttggagagcTGACAGAGCCCTGAGCAACCAGATCTAGCTGGGAGGCTGGACTAAATGACACTGAGCAATCCCTTCTAACCTGATACCGGTCGTGTCAAACTGTGAGTGTTTTCTATTCTTCTGTGTATCTATCAGCAACATGTTTTACCAATTAGTAATAGAAGTCCTGGTCCAAGTGGTATTTTGTTTTAGGATTTTTCTGCTACAGACTCTCTCAATTACAGGATGATAGGAATAGAAAATAGCATCTATCACACTAAAAACATGGCAAGAGAGTATTACCCATTATGAAAGAGATTGCCATAAGTACACATATCCTtttatggagaaagaaaagaagaaaatgtttgcaaGAACACTGGCCTGATTTGTTACCCCATTATGGAAAAACTGGTCTAACAATACTGCAAAGATTCAGAATATAAACATATAATCATGTGAAAGAACTGCAGACACTGCAACAGCTAATTGGCCCTGCATAAGCTACATAAGCATTTGTTTTACATAAATTACAGCACTCTTATCCTGACACAAGTAGGGTTCTCTCCTCTCTAACCATCGCAGGTACTGAACTACACAAAAAGTATGTACTTCCATTAAAGAGTTTATCCCTCAGGAAGTAAGTGTTGGCAACATATATCAGCTAAATAATCACTTGGACTTTTGCAAATATGATTCGGCCAATCTAACTGACAAAAGCTAATTTGTAAGCGATCCATACTGGCACAGATCACTACACAGGAGAACATAGACACCTAACTCTCCATTTATTGTTATGAAATACTAATATTATAGCAGCAACACCCATTACTTGATTTGCGTTTAATTGTATAGATTGAGCTAGCTGATTTTCACTTGCAGGCAGAACATGTGAATACATTGTTACCTATGGATGCAGCTACAATTTGTTTTACATAGTCTACAGAGGGAAACCCaaaaaacagatttgaaattGCTTGGGCGGTAAACTAATATGCACAAAGGAACCAATTGCTATAATTAACATGAAGTCCTGGAACCGGCTGCCCAGAGGAGGTTTGAGAGGTACAACCTACACTATGTGAAATTCAATGGGTTTTGATTGTTTAGCAGAGCATGCACACAATGGTAAAAGCATGTCTAGACTAGCATCATATGTCAAAAAACCACAAATACTTTACTCAGATGTTTAATTCTGGAAAGATTTAAAGATATGTGCAATCAGCAGAGCCTTGTAGGCCACAGACATCTATGGATGATGGGACCAGATATCTATTAAACATCTGGTAGCTTTCGTTCTGTGGAGCAGAACAGGCATGTAATATTAACTGCTGGCCTGGGAGTCGTCCTCTATTTCTGAAGAACTGGATGTGGCAAGTGACATTTCATTACAAATGAACACAAATCATCATATCaggaaaaagttttatttaaaatgttaattactaCAGTAAGTGCAACCAACAAATTATACAACATAGGTGAACTGTTTGtgcaatttcaaaggaaaaaaaatatagcacATTTGGCACTAGAATTCTCATATTTTCCTACATGATGGTATTTGCATTACTGGCACTGACATATAGAACAGCACTGAAAATGGTGACCACATAAAAGATGCTTTAATCCCCGAACTGCAGGAGCCGCTAACAAAGACACTGATGGTGTACAAACTGTTTTGTTAATACTTTGCAGTGCTCCACAATATTTTTATCTCTTAAAAAAGCAAAGATACCTACAAAAGTATAAATTCATACAGTGACACTTTATCAGCTAGAAAACAGGAATGGTGTAGTatccttctgtttttctttatgcCTACTTGGGGGGAAATTAGCATGACTCATGGAGTAATGATGTATACCACAACTTCCAATGACGGTATAAGCCAAATAACTCCCAATTAAGTTTTTATATTGTAACCAACTAAACACAATGATATATCAACTTAGAGAAGCTTTTTGTCTTGTTTAAAATAGGAATTCTGACACTGAAGTTGAATAGTTTCAAGTTTCTATGAAGCCAGCTGGCTCAGTTAGAAAGTTCAAAGCTACCACTTCTAGAAACATTTTGTACAAATTCAGATGAAAACACTTGTGCTGTGCAGTGGACAGAAGAATTGTACAGACCAATGAAAAATTCCTCTTTTGAGATAAAGCTCCAGTTCCACAAAACTTGTTACCATTCCTGGTAACGACATAAAGCTGTGGGATATCAGCCCTTAAGCTTACTAGTTCAGCACCAGTTCTCTTATTCCGGAATCAAGAAAGAGTAATTTTGTTTAATGGAAGTTTCTCACGGGGTATTGCCACAGTCCCAGTATACGCTGGGATAGGCTACACTGGGCATGCTGCTTCTTTCACTCCATTTTGCATCCTGCCTACAAATATGTGTTCACCACTTTCAACCACCAGTCCTCTGACCAGTGCCTAGATAACATCTCTcgaaaaaacaagaacaaaaaaggacATCACAGGGGTATTTGATCTTTGGTATAACAAACATATGGATACTATTTAGCCATGAAACAATACCCTATTTAAGGTCAGTTATCTCATAATCATCATAGGAATAGATACATATCAGTGGAAAGACAGTACTTCCAGTTTTGCTATTTGTTCTTGGCCCTTAAAAGACCTTATACTTCAAATCTTAACCGTGAAGGTGTATTTTAAGATAACCTTTAAAGTTTTTCAGAACAGCCTACTTTTTAATCCCCCCCCATACACACAGTTTTTCATAGTCAGATTTATGCTTTTTCAGTTTGGGGTAAAAAAAGATTACTATTTCTCAATTGTGCATTAAAAATTTTATTGTGTGCTTGGATAAGGAAACAAGAACTACTGCAGCTGCGAAGCTCCTATTCCAAAGTAGGAAAACAAATGTGGCATCCTTCATCAGAACAGATGTGTTCCTAATGTATTTTGAATAATAACTTccaactttaatttaaaaaaaaaaaaaaaaaaaaaaaaaatcagcaaaaagcccattgtatttgtttattttgtttctggtataaaatatttccagtatGAGAACAAGTGTGTGATGAACTCTTTTCTTAAGAATCACtaggaaaatttttttattaaattcctgTCACTTATAATTCCCCAAACCCAGTGAAAATAATAATGTTGGCTAAGTGTCAGACAGCATAAATCAAAAGCAATACATAAGACACAATTTGACTTAAACCTTTAGTATTTGGAATGACACATGACTAGAAAAAGATCTATGGTGCTTCTACAGGAAGGACAGTTCATAAATTGCCCTTATAAGCTTGagcatgtttaaaaagaaaaacccaaaggaacagaaaataagcaTACCATTATACAGAACGGTTTTCTAAAATTTCACTATTTAAAGTATACCACAGTGAAGCAaatttgctggggggggggggaagtcactAGTCAATTAGGCTTTGCTcagatttaaagaaaactttgagAGCCAGGATGTCTTCCCTTGCTCTGTAGTGCCTTTGAGAATGAGGAAACAAACACAGAGTCTTTGtagggtgaaaaaaacccttctacTTTGTCCTGAATATTAGACATGATGTGAtagatactgaaaagaaaaaaaagctggcaaGTGAAAACATATTCAATAAGGAAGAGAGCTGAAAGGTCTGGATTCTTAATGCATGGACTTTAGAATCTTGAACAAATGCTGGATGGGCTTCTTTCGTAACCTGGGCAAAGAAGAAAAACGTCTAGCAAAAAGTTCCTCCTGTGAAACTTACTACTCagatttatttcaggaaaaaaaataccttattAATCAAGCATGTACTGCTCAAAATAAAGCAGTTACAAACAATCAAAATAGAAACTTCACTCAAGAAGCAGACAAACTTCTGTCCACTCTCAGAAAACAATGCAGGGACAATTTAGGACACAATTTTAAATGAAGTAAATCTAAAAACATGCTTGTTTGATGACAAGATAGCGCACGTTTGCAGAAGTTAGCAAGTTCTGGACTTTGACAACTCTGATTTCCACCGTTTATGcttccaaatttttaattttggatGCAATATACTATGATGCCTTCCCCTACAAGTAGATTTTTGGATATAAGTACCTAATCTTTCAGGTACTCTTCTAGCTTATCAAGATTGCCTACACAACTGCCatttctcaacaaaaaaaaaaaacctctggctTTAAATTTCATGATCCCCTTTAACCAGCTCACCTTGCCATAGCCATATTCCAGCACATTATTGTTCACACCGGATTTTCCCAATAAGCAAGTCATAATTCAGAGCTGCTCACTTGATTTTAGAAGATATTTTCAAAATTCATCCAGATTATCTAAAATATCATCCTCCTGCCCCAAATAGGACTTCTCACACCACCACAATGCAGTTGCCGCTACAAAAAGATTCTTCTTCATAAGACCCAGCCTCAGCTAACTACAAGAGCTAAGAATTAAGATGCTCATAGTGATGTTCCTTTGACCGAGCCAAGCCTTATCACTTCTCTTCAAGGTTTCTTCAGACTGCCAGTGTGCTCCTGAGGCAAATCTGCTGATCACCTCCACGCACAACGCTGTGCTTCATCCTCTAGAGCAGGTTCAGAGCACACTTCATTATCTCCACTGCTAAAAAGCAGAACCAAATCAGAGTTACCTCAACGTAACACCTCTCCATGAAAGCAGACAACAGGGACTCAGCACAAACTACCATACCATACTACCTGCTCATGTTGACACTGCCACTAAAAACAAAGCTTCCTTGAAAGCTATCTAAATTCTGCCTTCTGGTAAGAAAAAGGGGCATGGCATGGCTTGTACACTGCTTTAGTCCAGAAGTGTATGCAAAGTGTATTCAGTTGGATACAATTTCACCTAATGACACACTTCCcaatgtatttattaaatttaCAACGTGATATTTTGGGCATTATCTTCCTCCCCTTGTCATCCTTGACAGCCCCATGTAGCCTTCACATCTAGGCATTTCTTCCTGCCCTTAGACACTTATTTACCCCGCTGGcaatattttaggaaaacaaaaaactgcTAACAGGAAAGAAAGGCAAGTCATTGAATGGATGGGTACGCAgcctattttgttttcagtatgctTTCCAACACGCTCCTTTCAGTCTGAAGTTGTGTGCTGCTGAGAGAGTAGGTTCTTCaaaatgggatttattttaaaGAGCATCTTAATCACCCTGACGAGAGCCAGAGCCATGTTCAACTGCATCTTCACTGGCAGCTTTGTCAGGAACCTACCAGGCAGGATAGTGcggagaaagaatgaaaattcaTTCTTTGATATACGATAGGTGGCTTGGTCCTCCGATTGCCGtttgcttaaaacaaaacaaagtccttAATCTGTGGCAAACCGTAAGTATTGCTTTTGGCAGGTTTCTAagcacaaccaaaaaaaaaaaaaaaaaaaaaggggggggggggggcagacgaCAACTAGTTTATTTctgttcccttccccctccccgatGCGCAGCTCTATCTGCAGCCCATGTGGCTGGGAGGCAGCCACAGCCGGTTCCAATTCCTACTTTCCCACTTTGCGCCCCTGCTCGCTGCCGGAGCTGAGCCGAGCCAGGACCGGTCGCGGGCTTCcttccccccggcccccccccgccgcgccgtcCTCCCTCTTCCCCGCTCCATCCGATCCTCCGGTCCCCCAGGGCACAGTGTGGGAAGTACGAATTTCCGCTGAGTTTTCTCGGCAAGTTTCGGAGCTCGTCTTTCTCCAGCAAcccgctccgcccgccgctcccccccccgcccccccccgccccgctccccgccccgcccgccccctccgcccCTGGGAGAGCCGGCGGAGCAGCGGGCAGCCGCGCCGCTCcgcagcccgcccgccccccgcggcAGCGGCAGCACCGGCCCCGCGACCGCCGAACCTGCGGTCTGGTCTGCGGGCCGCGAGGGGCGGCAgagcccgggcggcggcggcggcagcctgCAGCCCTCCCGGCCGCTCCGCGCCCCCGGCCGGCTCGGGCGAGCCCATGGTGCCGGGCACCGcgacccgcagccgccgccgcgcccgcctgCCCGGCGCGGAGCTCGGCCCGACGCGCAGCTGAGGAGGGGGCCGATCGGCAGCCgcggaggaggagcggggcgggggggggatgccGGAGAGACACAAAGCCGGCGGGGGAAGCAGCCCACGGCTCGTCCCGGGATGGGGGCGCCGCGCCGGGTCCTCCTGATGGTGCTGCCGCGGGTGCTCTGGGGCTCCATCCCCCTCTTCCTCATGCTGCTGCCCGCGGCCGAGCCCATCTGCCCCGAGCCATGCGactgccagcagcaccagcacctccTCTGCACCAACCGGGGCCTGCGCTCGGTGCCCAAGGCTGCCGAGCCCCAGGATATCCTCACCTACAGCCTCGGAGGCAACTTCATTGCCAACATCTCCGCCTTTGACTTCCACCGCCTGGCAGGGCTCCAGCGCCTGGACCTGCAGTACAACCGGATCCGCTCCCTGCATCCCAAGGCCTTTGAGCGCCTGGGTCGGCTGGAGGAGCTCTACCTGGGCAACAACCTGCTGCCGGCGCTGGCCCCCGGCACCCTCAGCGCCCTGGCCAAGCTGCGCATCCTCTACGTGAACGCCAACGAGATCGGCCGCCTCAGCGCCGCCTCCTTCTCTGGCCTCGGCAGCCTTGTCAAGCTGCGCCTGGACGGCAACGAGCTGGGCTCGCTGGGCGACTCCACTTTCTCAGGGCTGCCGAACTTACTCTACCTGCACCTGGAGTCCAACCGCATCCGCTGGCTGAGCCGTGGTGCCTTCACCGGCCTGGCTAAGCTGCGCTTCCTCGACCTCTCAGGGAACCAGCAGAGTTCCCTTCGCCACCCGGACATCTTCGGGCCGCTGCACTCCCTCCACACCCTGCTGCTGGCCAGcaacagcctgcagcagctgacGGGGGGGCTCTTCCAGCACCTGCCCAGCTTGGCGAAGCTCTCGCTCAGTGGCAACCGCCTGGCTCACCTGGCCCCGGATGCCTTCACGGGCCTGGGTTCGCTGAAGGAGCTGCGCCTGGAGGGAAACCTGCTGAGCCACCTGCCTGCTGCCCTCCTGGAGCCTCTGAGCAGCCTGGAGGCGCTGGATCTGAGCCGCAACGCGCTGACCGCCCTGCACCCTGCCACCTTCGGCCGCCTCAGCCGCTTGCGGGAGCTCAGCCTGCGAGACAACACGCTGGCCACCCTCCCCGGCGAGCTCTTTGCCTCCAGTCCGGCCCTCTACCGCCTGGAGCTGGAGGGGAACGCCTGGAGCTGCGACTGCCGCCTCCGCGGCCTCAAGCACTGGCTGGGGGCCTGGCACTCCCAGGGCCGCCTGCTCACCGTCTTCGTGCAGTGCCGCCTGCCACCCACCCTGGCCGGCAAGTACCTCGACTACCTGCAGGACGCccagctgccgccgccgccagaCGGCGGCGCCTGCCACGACGGTGCCTCTCGCCCCTCCGCGtcccccccgccggcggccgaggagcagcgccggccgccgccggccgccgagGGGCTCGGCAGCaacagcagcggcggcggcggcgctgggctgCCCCGcgggccgccggggccgccgccgccggccgcctccaCCGCCCGCCTGCTGGCGGCGCCCGAGGGCGCGGCGGCGCCCAGCCCcacgccgccgctgcccgcccgcccggcggccTCCGGGCCGGCGCCGCCCAGCGCGGCGTGGCCCCGGCGGGCCGGCAAGCCCCGCTCGGCGCCGGCCGCCGGGGTCCCGCCGCTGGTGTCCGACCCGTGCGACTTCAACAAGCTGTTCCTCTGCAACTTGTCGGTGGAGGCGGTGGGCTCCAGCTCGGTGACGGTGCGCTGGGCCGTGCGGCCGCACCGCAGCCCCCGCCTGCTGGGGCCGGCGCGCTTCCGCCTCCTCTTCGACCGCTTCGGGGCCGCCGTCAAGTTCCAGCGCTTCGTGTACCTGCCGGAGCGCGGGGAGCCGGCCGCCACCCTGCGGGAGCTCCGCCCGGACACCCCCTACCTCGTCTGCGTCGAGGGCGTCCTCGGCGGCCGCGTGTGCCCGGTGGCGCCGCGGGACCACTGCGCCGGGCTGGTCACCCTGCCcgagggcggcgcggcggcggcggcggcggcgggcgggaccCGCGGCCCCGACCAGCAGCTCCTCGTCCTGGTGCTGCTGGCGGTGAACGCCCTGCTGCTCTTCGCGGCCCTGGCCGCCTGGGCCTCCCGCCTGCTGCGGAAGAAGGtgctggggcggcggcggcggaagGCGGCCCCCGTCCACGTCCGCCAGCTCTACTCCACCCGCCGGCCCCTCCGCTCCATGGGCACCGGCGTCTCTGCCGACTTCTCGGGCTTCCAGTCCCACCGGCCGCCCCGCGGCGCCGCCTGCGCCCTCAGCGAGGCCGACCTCATCGAGTTCCCCTGCGAGCGCTTCATGGAcagcgggggcggcggcggccgccacgGCGACGACCACCTGCTGCAGCGGTTCGCCGACTGAGCCCGccaaactacagctcccggcaggCCCCGCGGGGGAGGCGGGCGCCGCCCTGCGGCGAGGCCCGCTGGGAGCTGTAGTCAGCGCGGCGAGGGGAGGCGGCCGTTGGTCTGTGAGGGGCTGGCGCGGGCCCCGCCGGAGAGCTGTGGCGCGGTGGCTGCCTTCAGCCGCCCTTTACTGCAGGCCGGGGCCGATGCCATCTGTGAGACGGGCTTGCTCGGTCACCTTTGCGAGGAGGTCACTGTTTTCTCAGAAATCATCGCGAACCCCGGCGAAAGGCCCGACTGTGGCGGGAACCGTTCTTTGCCATGAGGAGAGCAAAACGGCGGGAGCTAATGCGAACAGCAGCTGGTGCCTGCCTTACGCGAACTCAGAGCCGTGAATTTAAGCGTGGTATCTTGCAGGTGTTTTTCTCGGACTGCAGCGGGGAACAACAGTTTGAGTGAGCGGCCTGGCCCCACGCGAGGACGCTTTGAACAGACCTTTCCAAGGCACCAGCCCTTCCTCGTCAAAAAATTTGGACTGAGGGTTGTCTCTTAGGGTTACTGTCGAAATGGGTGCAACCTGCAAG contains the following coding sequences:
- the TRIL gene encoding TLR4 interactor with leucine rich repeats, encoding MGAPRRVLLMVLPRVLWGSIPLFLMLLPAAEPICPEPCDCQQHQHLLCTNRGLRSVPKAAEPQDILTYSLGGNFIANISAFDFHRLAGLQRLDLQYNRIRSLHPKAFERLGRLEELYLGNNLLPALAPGTLSALAKLRILYVNANEIGRLSAASFSGLGSLVKLRLDGNELGSLGDSTFSGLPNLLYLHLESNRIRWLSRGAFTGLAKLRFLDLSGNQQSSLRHPDIFGPLHSLHTLLLASNSLQQLTGGLFQHLPSLAKLSLSGNRLAHLAPDAFTGLGSLKELRLEGNLLSHLPAALLEPLSSLEALDLSRNALTALHPATFGRLSRLRELSLRDNTLATLPGELFASSPALYRLELEGNAWSCDCRLRGLKHWLGAWHSQGRLLTVFVQCRLPPTLAGKYLDYLQDAQLPPPPDGGACHDGASRPSASPPPAAEEQRRPPPAAEGLGSNSSGGGGAGLPRGPPGPPPPAASTARLLAAPEGAAAPSPTPPLPARPAASGPAPPSAAWPRRAGKPRSAPAAGVPPLVSDPCDFNKLFLCNLSVEAVGSSSVTVRWAVRPHRSPRLLGPARFRLLFDRFGAAVKFQRFVYLPERGEPAATLRELRPDTPYLVCVEGVLGGRVCPVAPRDHCAGLVTLPEGGAAAAAAAGGTRGPDQQLLVLVLLAVNALLLFAALAAWASRLLRKKVLGRRRRKAAPVHVRQLYSTRRPLRSMGTGVSADFSGFQSHRPPRGAACALSEADLIEFPCERFMDSGGGGGRHGDDHLLQRFAD